Proteins found in one Gemmatimonadaceae bacterium genomic segment:
- a CDS encoding diguanylate cyclase produces the protein MDARRESDHSRILIVDDNPDSLEILRARLESWGYRTQTASDGEDALAKIDVSPPDLILLDIMMPRMDGMEVARRVKGNPALPFIPIIMETALATTESKVEGLDSGADDYITKPIDFAELKARVNSMLRIKKLQDALEERERQLLEANQRLRHMSQTDALTGLDNRRQLEDRLEEMFEHARRLNEPFACVMCDLDRFKSVNDTHGHQVGDVVLKQLARILKQEAREIDRVGRYGGEEFMLLLPGTVLDAAVTFAERARKAVEAHTFSFDGGTL, from the coding sequence ATGGACGCACGGCGTGAGAGCGATCACTCCCGCATTCTGATCGTCGACGACAACCCGGACAGCCTGGAAATTCTGCGGGCACGCCTCGAGTCGTGGGGCTATCGCACGCAGACGGCGAGCGACGGTGAGGATGCGTTGGCGAAAATCGACGTGTCGCCGCCCGATCTCATCCTGCTCGACATCATGATGCCGCGCATGGATGGAATGGAGGTCGCGCGCCGCGTCAAAGGAAACCCGGCTCTGCCGTTCATCCCGATCATCATGGAGACGGCGCTCGCGACGACGGAGTCAAAGGTCGAAGGACTCGACTCCGGCGCCGACGACTACATCACGAAACCGATCGACTTCGCCGAGCTCAAAGCGCGCGTCAATTCGATGCTGCGCATCAAGAAGCTCCAGGACGCGCTCGAGGAACGTGAGCGGCAGCTGCTCGAGGCCAACCAGCGTCTCCGCCACATGTCGCAGACGGACGCGCTGACGGGCCTCGACAACCGACGGCAGCTCGAGGACCGGCTGGAGGAGATGTTCGAGCACGCGCGGCGGCTGAACGAGCCGTTCGCCTGCGTGATGTGTGATCTGGATCGCTTCAAGAGCGTGAACGACACCCACGGTCATCAGGTGGGCGACGTGGTATTGAAACAGCTCGCGCGCATCCTGAAACAGGAGGCGCGGGAAATTGATCGCGTGGGTCGTTATGGTGGAGAAGAGTTTATGCTCTTGCTGCCTGGGACGGTGCTCGACGCGGCCGTTACCTTCGCCGAGCGCGCGCGTAAAGCAGTAGAGGCTCACACGTTCAGTTTCGACGGCGGAACCCTGCA
- a CDS encoding response regulator, with protein sequence MTANGKTVLLVEDNEDNRIVYSTILRHFGFSVTEALNGEEGIAKARTERPDLILMDISIPVIDGWEATQVLKHDPDTRNIPIIALTAHALASDREKAMEVGCDGYLAKPCEPRAVVAEVQRFLGKSDGRTA encoded by the coding sequence ATGACCGCAAACGGCAAGACCGTTCTTCTCGTCGAAGACAACGAAGACAACCGCATCGTTTATTCCACCATCCTCCGCCACTTCGGCTTCTCGGTCACCGAGGCGCTGAACGGCGAAGAGGGGATCGCGAAGGCGCGCACCGAACGCCCCGATCTCATCCTGATGGACATCTCGATCCCCGTGATCGACGGGTGGGAAGCGACGCAGGTGCTCAAACACGACCCGGACACGCGAAACATCCCGATCATCGCCCTCACCGCTCACGCGCTCGCCTCCGACCGCGAGAAAGCGATGGAGGTCGGGTGTGACGGATACCTGGCCAAACCGTGCGAGCCTCGCGCCGTTGTGGCCGAGGTGCAGCGCTTCCTGGGAAAATCGGATGGACGCACGGCGTGA
- a CDS encoding YtxH domain-containing protein, which produces MSFAGPILRRARARANGDMLTEPTDRGPLASSARHPLVASDRPNRVLVFAAGIAIGAVLGAAAALLTAPQSGVDTRRALMRQSKRLTRRSREMLGDLNDEFRRQRSAVRRRIASAL; this is translated from the coding sequence ATGTCCTTCGCCGGACCGATCCTCCGCCGGGCGCGCGCCCGCGCCAACGGTGACATGCTGACGGAACCCACTGACAGGGGCCCACTTGCGTCCTCGGCCCGCCACCCGCTGGTCGCGTCAGACCGCCCCAATCGCGTGCTGGTTTTCGCCGCCGGCATCGCTATCGGCGCAGTGCTCGGTGCGGCGGCGGCGCTGCTCACCGCGCCACAAAGCGGTGTGGACACGCGACGCGCGTTGATGCGCCAGTCAAAACGTCTGACGCGCCGTAGCCGCGAGATGCTGGGCGATCTGAACGACGAGTTCCGCCGTCAGCGCAGTGCCGTGAGGCGGCGCATCGCGTCGGCCTTGTAG
- a CDS encoding thymidine phosphorylase, with the protein MLAQGLIERKRDGGRIEPAEWRSLASAYARGDVPDYQISALLMACFLKGLDRAETSALTEAMIASGERLDLAHLGRPRADKHSTGGVGDKVSIVLAPLVASAGVVVPMMSGRSLGHTGGTLDKLESIPGFRTDLSLEETRRQLDDIGCAMIGQTAEIAPADRKMYALRDATATVESIPLMASSIMSKKLAEDLTGLVLDLKRGSGAFLPELDKVLELADVMIKLAADHACNCVALVTAMDRPLGRACGNALEVEEAIAALKGEGPPDLMSLTYALGAEMLVLAGAAPNLDAARRELEKSIGTGRAAQTFQRIIEAQGGNPSVVDDPAVLPQAIECEIYPAPRRGLVARVEPKSIGRGITRLGGGRTRLGDVVDPTVGFVITARPGDWVEVGDPLATIFARNRDGIDSGRETLSNAISIADEAEPPLPLISHRVTSAGAEIYRPES; encoded by the coding sequence ATGCTCGCGCAAGGGCTGATCGAGCGGAAGCGTGACGGCGGCCGCATCGAGCCGGCGGAATGGCGTTCGCTCGCCTCGGCGTACGCGCGCGGCGACGTGCCGGACTATCAAATCTCGGCGCTCCTCATGGCCTGTTTTCTCAAGGGCCTCGATCGCGCCGAGACGTCGGCGCTCACCGAAGCGATGATCGCGAGCGGGGAGCGCCTCGACCTCGCGCATCTGGGACGCCCGCGCGCCGACAAGCATTCGACGGGCGGCGTGGGCGACAAGGTGTCGATCGTGCTCGCACCGCTCGTCGCGTCGGCCGGAGTCGTCGTGCCGATGATGTCGGGTCGTTCGCTCGGCCATACCGGCGGAACGCTCGACAAACTCGAGTCGATCCCCGGGTTTCGCACCGATCTGTCGCTCGAGGAAACGCGCCGCCAACTCGACGACATCGGATGCGCGATGATCGGACAGACCGCTGAAATCGCGCCGGCGGACCGCAAGATGTACGCGCTGCGCGACGCCACGGCGACGGTCGAGTCGATCCCGCTCATGGCGTCGAGCATCATGAGCAAGAAGTTGGCGGAGGATCTCACGGGTCTGGTGTTGGATCTGAAACGCGGCAGCGGCGCGTTTCTCCCCGAGCTGGACAAGGTCCTCGAGCTGGCCGACGTGATGATCAAACTCGCCGCCGACCATGCGTGCAACTGCGTCGCGCTGGTCACGGCGATGGACCGGCCGCTCGGCCGCGCGTGCGGCAACGCGCTCGAGGTCGAAGAGGCCATCGCGGCGCTCAAGGGCGAGGGGCCGCCCGACCTCATGTCGCTCACGTACGCGCTCGGCGCCGAGATGCTCGTGCTGGCCGGCGCCGCGCCGAATCTCGACGCGGCGAGGCGGGAGCTCGAGAAATCCATCGGCACCGGGCGAGCGGCTCAGACGTTTCAGAGAATCATCGAAGCGCAGGGCGGCAATCCATCGGTGGTCGACGATCCGGCCGTGCTTCCGCAGGCCATCGAGTGCGAGATCTACCCCGCGCCGCGTCGAGGACTCGTCGCACGCGTCGAGCCCAAGTCCATCGGACGAGGCATCACGCGGCTCGGCGGCGGCCGTACGCGGCTGGGTGACGTCGTCGATCCTACGGTCGGGTTCGTCATCACCGCTCGGCCGGGCGATTGGGTCGAGGTCGGTGATCCGCTGGCGACGATCTTCGCCAGAAATCGCGATGGGATCGACAGTGGCCGTGAGACGCTGTCGAATGCAATCTCGATCGCCGACGAGGCCGAGCCTCCGTTGCCGTTGATCTCGCATCGCGTGACGAGCGCGGGCGCCGAGATTTATCGGCCGGAGTCATAG